The following proteins are encoded in a genomic region of Candidatus Poribacteria bacterium:
- a CDS encoding PD40 domain-containing protein gives MKRPLVFYIISGMLLCAKIYPPFAKVPTTPKILFTSARDGNYEVYSMNPDGSEQINLTQHLANDLKAVWSPTGEQILFISDRGGVRDLYLMDPDGSNVRRVFKRKAKVDRSNPTWSADGKHIAYDNLDWGHPEYGIYITTLGEQEEEFLGNYSDPAWSPDGTEIACSAAKQGSDWIIFINVRTRKHERLLPKKALLWQTNPSWSATGDKLAFTGNRQPLPAILDRDLHNAWADKYTIFIVNRGGTHLKQLVDEVGPIAWDPALSPNGDEVLYSQEIRKIAQIFKLDVNSGVRTQLTHIGIPRFGNFGGDWFDPAYALPVSPQPQLLTTTWAEVKKKDDP, from the coding sequence ATGAAACGTCCACTTGTCTTTTACATCATCAGTGGGATGCTACTGTGCGCGAAAATTTATCCACCTTTCGCAAAAGTACCAACGACCCCTAAAATCCTGTTTACCTCCGCACGAGACGGCAATTATGAAGTCTATAGTATGAACCCAGATGGCAGTGAACAGATAAACCTAACACAACATCTCGCGAATGATTTGAAAGCCGTCTGGTCCCCAACGGGCGAACAAATTCTTTTCATCTCCGATCGTGGGGGTGTCCGAGATCTGTATCTGATGGACCCAGACGGATCCAATGTTCGACGTGTCTTTAAGAGAAAAGCGAAAGTTGACAGATCAAATCCAACGTGGTCCGCCGATGGCAAACACATCGCTTACGATAACTTGGATTGGGGACATCCCGAGTATGGTATCTACATTACGACCCTTGGGGAACAAGAAGAGGAATTCCTTGGAAATTATTCCGATCCAGCATGGTCGCCGGATGGAACAGAAATTGCCTGTAGTGCAGCTAAACAGGGGAGCGATTGGATTATATTCATTAATGTTCGGACGCGAAAGCATGAACGACTCCTACCCAAGAAAGCATTACTTTGGCAAACCAATCCATCTTGGTCGGCTACCGGCGACAAACTCGCCTTTACTGGCAACAGGCAACCGTTACCCGCCATCTTGGATAGGGATCTGCACAATGCCTGGGCGGATAAATACACCATCTTCATCGTCAACAGAGGCGGCACCCATCTCAAACAACTCGTCGATGAAGTCGGTCCCATAGCATGGGATCCGGCTTTGTCCCCAAATGGAGACGAAGTTCTGTATTCACAGGAAATTAGGAAGATTGCCCAAATTTTCAAACTTGATGTAAACAGCGGTGTTCGGACGCAGTTGACGCATATTGGAATACCCAGATTTGGGAATTTTGGCGGAGATTGGTTTGATCCGGCTTATGCGTTGCCAGTTTCACCACAACCTCAGTTGCTAACCACAACATGGGCGGAAGTGAAAAAGAAGGACGATCCATAG